Proteins encoded by one window of Sorex araneus isolate mSorAra2 chromosome 3, mSorAra2.pri, whole genome shotgun sequence:
- the MIS12 gene encoding protein MIS12 homolog produces the protein MSVDPMTYEAQFFGFTPQTCMLRIYIAFQDYLFEVMQAVEQVILKKLDGIPECEISPVQIRKCTEKFLCFMKGRFDKLFGKMEQLFLQLILRIPPNILLPEDKSQEVLTYSAEEFQLLHKEIEQLQEKYKTELCTKQAFLAELEEQKIVQAKLKKTLTVFDELENAGRENGTSDFRESLVFLVQNSRKLQNIRENVEKEGEKLKVS, from the coding sequence ATGTCTGTTGATCCAATGACCTACGAGGCCCAATTCTTTGGCTTCACACCACAAACTTGCATGCTTAGGATCTACATTGCATTTCAAGACTACTTGTTTGAAGTAATGCAGGCTGTTGAACAGGTTATTCTGAAGAAGCTGGATGGCATCCCAGAATGTGAGATTAGTCCGGTTCAGATTCGTAAATGCACAGAGAAGTTTCTTTGCTTCATGAAGGGACGTTTTGATAAACTTTTTGGCAAAATGGAGCAACTGTTTTTACAGCTGATTTTGCGGATTCCTCCAAACATCTTACTTCCAGAAGATAAATCTCAGGAGGTGCTTACTTACAGTGCAGAAGAGTTCCAGCTTCTCCATAAAGAAATTGAGCAATTACAGGAGAAATATAAGACTGAATTATGCACTAAACAGGCTTTTCTTGCTGAATTAGAAGAACAAAAAATTGTTCAGGCCAAACTCAAAAAGACATTGACTGTGTTTGATGAGCTTGAAAATGCTGGCAGGGAAAATGGAACAAGTGATTTTAGGGAGAGCTTAGTGTTCCTAGTCCAGAATtctagaaaactacaaaatattagAGAGAATGTGGAAAAAGAAGGCGAAAAACTGAAAGTATCTTAA
- the LOC105942820 gene encoding uncharacterized protein LOC105942820: MADGFFQRKPWDPEHIRRSPDPESDGLFDKAPPEEPPARNPKWGSKKGGRRAGRALAARSGQSLKAVARPQPKEEAPPLDEGCYLDHFPHLSIFIYAAIAFSITSCIFTYIHLQLA, encoded by the coding sequence ATGGCTGATGGCTTCTTTCAGCGCAAAccctgggaccctgagcacaTTCGCCGAAGCCCCGACCCTGAGTCTGACGGCCTGTTCGACAAGGCCCCTCCGGAGGAGCCCCCTGCCCGCAATCCCAAGTGGGGCAGCAAGAAGGGTGGTCGGCGCGCTGGGAGGGCACTGGCGGCCCGCTCTGGGCAGTCCCTGAAAGCTGTTGCGCGCCCCCAGCCCAAGGAAGAGGCGCCTCCACTGGATGAGGGCTGCTATCTCGACCATTTCCCGCACCTTTCCATCTTTATCTACGCAGCGATCGCCTTCTCCATCACCTCCTGCATCTTCACCTATATCCATTTGCAGCTTGCCTGA